The genome window CTAATCGGCATTATGCTTCCTTTTCAAATTGGTCTTTGGTGGCGCCACAGAGTGGACAAACCCAATCATCCGGCAAGGCGGAAAAAGGAGTGCCGGGTTTTATCCCAGATTCTGGGTCGCCTTTTTCTGGGTCATAAATATAACCACAGACAGTACAAATATATTTATCCATTGTTTTCACCTCTTTTTCGGTTTGTTGGTTAGTTTCTTTAATATAAGTTGGTGCGGTTTTAGGTGATTTGCCTCTTTTTATTTGATGATAATATGCATAGGTCATCGGTTCAGCATCTTTGAGTATTTCCGCATCAACAATTTTCCCAATAAACAAAGTATGGGTTCCAATATCCAAACTATTTATAACTTCTGCTTCGAGATAACCAATCGTATTATCAAGCACTATCGGTGCTTGGGTCTTACCAATTTTATATTTAGTATCTTGAAATTTATCAATATCACGACCGGACTTAAAACCGAATTTTCCAATTAAAGTCATCGGCGTATCTTGTTCTAAAATTGAAATCGTAAAAGTTTTACTATCTTGAATGTACTCATGAGTCAGATTCAGTTTATTAATACAAATTCCGATAATTGGTGGTTCTGAAGTTAACTGGCTGGCAACATTAGCAATCTGGCCATTAAATTTTCCGTTCTTTTGAGAACTGATTATGTATAAGCCGTAACTAATTTTATGGAAAGTATTTAAATTCATTTTCCTAATATTTTATGTTATGTTGTATATAATATTCCAAGTAATCAACAATCTTTAACTCCATTCTAAAAGTCTTCTTTCACCTTCAATTTTTTTAATGTCTGTTATATCCTGACTAACCTCTAAACAGCCTAAATATTTGCCTTCTTTACGAATTGCAAAATAGCGGATATAGATTAACCGATTGTTAAGGTTAATCCAGAATTCTGCTGTATCTCGTTTGCCATTGCGAAAATTTTCTAAGATCTGATTAACAATATGAACGCTCTTTTGGGGATGACAATTTTGAACTTTTCGTCCAATTACTGCTTTGGTTCTGGGAAAAATCCGTTCTTTGGTTTGACTAAAATATCTCACGGTATCTTCAGCATCAACAAAGGTGATATCAATCGGTAATGTGTTTAATAGTGTTTCCAATTCATCTTTTGAAAAACTTCCGGTTTCAAATGTTATTATATCTTTATCCTTTAATTCAGCACTAACTTTTTTATCTTCGCCGATTGGCGTTTTTGCAGATTCCGGGGTGAAGCAACAATAACCTAACTCGTCAAATTCTTTTCTTATCTCTTTCCATTCATTTTCAGTAATGACTTTAAGTCCCGTGGGAAACAGAATGTTATTTTCTTTGTAAAAATGGTTAGAGAGCATTTCAACTAAAGACAACGCATTTTCTTTTAACTGTTGGCAGAAGTCTTTGAAATCAAGATTTAATCGATTATCAGTGATGTGATAAATGTTTTTCTTTATTCCACGAATCTTATCGTGCTCTTGCCACATAATTGCTGGTGGTTGGGTAATGCCATGTTTTTCTAAATAAGGAAATAAGACATTCTCTTCTCGGAGATAATGGCTTTCTGAGTCCTTCAGATGTTTTATAATATGTTGTAAATGTTCTAACTCTTTATCACTTTTGATTCTTTCAGCAATACTTTTTAAGCTTT of candidate division WOR-3 bacterium contains these proteins:
- a CDS encoding DUF438 domain-containing protein encodes the protein MSGKTNKKDILKDIIKRLHCGENPIKIKQEFQNILQDTSPEEVAQIEEELIKEGLPPKEIQKLCDIHIALFKESLEKEQITSPAGHPIHILMEEHKILLQNAESLKSIAERIKSDKELEHLQHIIKHLKDSESHYLREENVLFPYLEKHGITQPPAIMWQEHDKIRGIKKNIYHITDNRLNLDFKDFCQQLKENALSLVEMLSNHFYKENNILFPTGLKVITENEWKEIRKEFDELGYCCFTPESAKTPIGEDKKVSAELKDKDIITFETGSFSKDELETLLNTLPIDITFVDAEDTVRYFSQTKERIFPRTKAVIGRKVQNCHPQKSVHIVNQILENFRNGKRDTAEFWINLNNRLIYIRYFAIRKEGKYLGCLEVSQDITDIKKIEGERRLLEWS
- a CDS encoding rubredoxin, whose protein sequence is MDKYICTVCGYIYDPEKGDPESGIKPGTPFSALPDDWVCPLCGATKDQFEKEA